One Carassius auratus strain Wakin chromosome 4, ASM336829v1, whole genome shotgun sequence DNA segment encodes these proteins:
- the LOC113058931 gene encoding patatin-like phospholipase domain-containing protein 2, producing the protein MFDLKLEGGWNLSFAGCGFLGVYHIGVASCLLEQAPYLIRGATKICGASAGALTASVITTEACLEKCCEEVINVAKEARKRNLGPLHPTFNIVKVIREGLYRDLPSDGHMLASGRLCISLTRVMDGQNVLLSDFSSKDELIQALICSCFIPVYCGLIPPAFRGVRYVDGGISDNLPQSELKNTITISPFSGESDICPKDNSTSFHELRFTNTSIQVNLDNMYRLSKALFPPEPKVLAEMCQSGYKDALRFLQENNLLQAACPRADVALIQTITPCCCPGKRNPVMMETTKEWVLQRLRLLRKHHWWLDEQLVNNLPTPIKKVFCDACREKHGLLAQVSGFLPLRVASYMLMPYTLPVESAYSAAQRFWEWIPEVPADVRWLAEVAGGVYRLAWKGTASETSSGGPLRRCASEPPMVDLQMPVSNYEHLPHSASNLDSYNWTSPDDFSFLCRPTGQSHQS; encoded by the exons ATGTTTGATCTAAAATTAGAGGGAGGCTGGAATCTCTCGTTCGCTGGATGCGGCTTTTTAGGGGTCTATCACATCGGTGTCGCGAGCTGTCTTCTGGAGCAAGCGCCTTATCTGATCCGTGGGGCCACTAAGATCTGTGGAGCCTCTGCAGGAGCTCTCACTGCGTCCGTGATCACTACCGAGGCATGTTTAG AGAAATGTTGTGAAGAGGTCATCAATGTTGCCAAGGAGGCACGGAAGCGTAATCTGGGCCCTTTGCACCCAACATTCAACATAGTCAAAGTGATACGTGAAGGCCTGTATCGCGACCTGCCGTCCGATGGACACATGCTGGCCTCTGGTCGACTCTGTATATCCCTCACACGTGTTATGGACGGCCAAAATGTCCTGTTGTCAGACTTCAGCTCCAAAGATGAACTCATCCAG GCTCTTATTTGCAGCTGTTTCATTCCTGTATATTGTGGTTTAATTCCTCCTGCCTTCCGTGGTGTG CGCTATGTGGATGGTGGGATCAGTGATAATCTGCCCCAGTCCGAGCTGAAGAACACCATCACCATTTCTCCATTCTCAGGAGAGAGCGACATCTGTCCAAAAGACAATTCCACCAGCTTCCACGAACTGCGTTTCACAAACACCAGCATACAAGTCAATCTAGACAACATGTACAGACTGAGCAAAGCATTGTTCCCCCCAGAGCCTAAA GTGCTGGCAGAAATGTGTCAAAGCGGGTATAAAGACGCCCTCCGATTTCTCCAGGAAAACA ACTTGCTACAGGCAGCATGTCCAAGAGCAGACGTGGCTTTGATTCAGACCATCACCCCCTGCTGCTGTCCAGGCAAAAGGAATCCAGTCATGATGGAAACCACAAAAGAGTGGGTGCTGCAGAGACTCCGCCTCTTGAGAAAACACCACTGGTGGTTGGACGAACAACTTGTCAATAACCTGCCAACCCCCATTAAGAAAG TTTTTTGCGATGCCTGCAGAGAAAAGCACGGCCTGCTGGCACAAGTGTCTGGTTTTCTACCATTACGTGTGGCATCCTACATGCTGATGCCTTACACGCTGCCAGTGGAATCAGCGTACTCTGCAGCTCAGAG GTTTTGGGAATGGATCCCAGAAGTCCCTGCAGATGTGCGCTGGCTTGCTGAGGTAGCAGGCGGTGTTTATAGACTGGCATGGAAAGGGACAGCATCAGAGACAAGCAG TGGCGGCCCTCTGAGAAGATGTGCAAGTGAACCACCAATGGTAGATTTACAAATGCCTGTCTCAAACTATGAGCACTTGCCTCATTCTGCCAGCAACCTTGATAGTTACAACTGGACTTCTCCGGATGACTTCAGCTTCCTCTGTCGACCCACGGGACAGTCGCATCAATCATAG
- the LOC113058941 gene encoding sulfotransferase 4A1-like: MAESEVDTPSTPIEYESKYFEYHGVRLPPFCRGKMDEIANFSLRSSDIWIVTYPKSGTSLLQEVVYLVSQGADPDEIGLMNIDEQLPVLEYPQPGLEIIQELTSPRLIKSHLPYRFLPTAMHNGEGKVIYMARNPKDLVVSYYQFHRSLRTMSYRGTFQEFCRRFMNDKLGYGSWFEHVQEFWDHRMDSNVLFLKYEDMYKDLGTLVEQLARFLGISCDKAQLESMVESCNQLIEQCSNSEALSICRGRVGLWKDIFTVSMNEKFDAVYRQKMAKSDLTFDFTL; the protein is encoded by the exons ATGGCGGAAAGCGAGGTGGACACGCCGAGCACCCCGATTGAATACGAAAGCAAATACTTCGAGTATCATGGAGTTCGACTCCCTCCTTTCTGCAGGGGCAAGATGGACGAGATCGCCAACTTTTCGTTAAGAAGTAGCGACATATGGATCGTTACATACCCCAAATCAG GTACGAGTTTGTTACAGGAGGTGGTGTATCTGGTGAGTCAGGGTGCTGACCCAGATGAGATCGGGCTCATGAATATTGATGAGCAGCTTCCTGTGTTGGAATATCCACAGCCGGGTTTGGAGATCATCCAG GAACTGACCTCTCCTCGTCTGATCAAAAGCCACCTGCCGTATCGTTTCCTGCCCACAGCCATGCACAATGGAGAAGGCAAG GTGATCTACATGGCCAGGAACCCTAAAGACCTGGTGGTGTCCTACTACCAGTTCCATCGCTCTTTACGAACCATGAGCTACCGGGGAACGTTCCAGGAGTTCTGCAGGCGATTTATGAACGACAAGT TGGGATACGGCTCCTGGTTTGAGCATGTTCAGGAGTTCTGGGACCATCGCATGGACTCTAATGTTCTCTTCTTGAAATATGAGGATATGTACAAG GATCTGGGGACCCTGGTGGAGCAGCTGGCTCGCTTTCTGGGCATCTCGTGTGATAAAGCCCAGCTGGAGAGCATGGTGGAGAGCTGTAACCAACTCATCGAGCAGTGCAGCAACTCTGAGGCCTTGTCCATCTGCCGGG GTCGTGTTGGGCTTTGGAAGGACATTTTCACTGTGTCCATGAATGAAAAGTTTGATGCTGTTTACCGACAGAAGATGGCAAAGTCTGACCTGACCTTTGACTTTACCCTGTGA